A genomic window from Silene latifolia isolate original U9 population chromosome Y, ASM4854445v1, whole genome shotgun sequence includes:
- the LOC141628202 gene encoding uncharacterized protein LOC141628202, whose protein sequence is MILEPTGLWFMDDCVIRGVTKSTKTNFVGPIPTSWTQASHAQREAWFNNFRLSFAWSPSQEQNVRIRYNDVGTRRYRDVIWKVVRRPKEPDHMKGDKYEGLIKHTKSEAFQKKSKQASLNKRGGKEDAVNEPTHYAGSRSFWNRMLGRGKKKSQPIATVPELFLDTHSRVDGKGVRTWTKPKDKQLYEAFEREKAANPEKEDNDIWYELVDGFKKGHAPFGRKSSLRRDDESNGPGEDGREPPSSGRRETMPKWAKVEPGSSEEDPDGREKTNPTSSQTQLKSKWWSG, encoded by the exons atgattcttgagccgacgggattatg gtttatggacgattgcgtgatacgaggtgtcacgaaaagcacgaagactaatttcgtgggtccaattcctacatcgtggacacaagcttctcaTGCACAAAgagaggcgtggttcaataactttcgg ttatcatttgcttggtcaccgtctcaagaacagaatgtccgtatcaggtacaatgacgtcggtactcgacgatatcgggacgtgatttggaaggtagttaggcgcccaaaggaaccagaccacatgaaag gtgacaagtatgaaggcttaataaagcataccaaaagtgaagcttttcagaagaagtctaagcaagcatccctcaacaaaagaggaggaaaggaagacgccgtgaacgagcctactcattacgcgggttcacgatcgttctggaATCGTATGTTGGGT agaggaaagaagaagtcacagCCGATTGCGACGGTACCGGAACTGTTTCTGGACACGCATTCCAGAGTTGACGGAAAAGGGGTTAgaacttggactaagccaaaagacaagcaattatat gaagcatttgaacgagaaaaagccgccaatccgGAAAAAGAGGACaatgacatatggtatgagttggtggatggcttcaagaaagggcac gctcctttcggccgaaaatcgTCCCTCCGACGAGACGACgaaagtaacgggccgggggaagATGGACGTGAGCCACCTTCCTCTGGTCGTAGGGAGACTATGCCAAAGTGGGCCAAAGTAGAGCCAGGATCTTCCGAGGAAGATCCTGATGGCCGTGAGAAGACAAACCCAACctcctcccaaactcagctaaagtCCAAGTGGTGGTCTGGTTAA